AAATTTAAAACCGGCCCGGCACGAATTGCGCTGGGTGCAGAAAAAGAAAACAATTTTGAACTAGGGGTAGCCATTGTGCCTGTAGGGATCAATTATTCTAACCCCCACAGATTTCAAAGCGAACTGTTTGTAAATTTTTCAAAACCGATTGATATTTCTCAGTTCTTTGATCTGTATAAAAAGGACGAATTCAAAGCAGTAAGAGCCCTTACCAGACATATCAAAGAGCGCATAGCAGCGCATACGATAGATATTGAAAATGAAGCATTGGATGAATTGGTCAAAAACATTGAAGTTATTTACAAAAGCCGTTTGAAAAAAGAATTTGGCGTATCACCAGATGAAAAAGAACGTGATTATCTGCTAACAAAGGAGATCGTAGAAGCTGTACTTCATTTTCAAAGGCAAGACCCCAAGGGTGTTGAGAAAGTAAAGCAAAAAATACAGCGATATACAGATGACCTGAAAAAACTCGAACTAAAAGATCATTTGCTTAAAAAAGCTTCTCCCGGCCCTGAACAAAGTGAAGGGAAGGGAACCCGAAAAGGCTCACTATTGCTATATAGTCTCAAAACAATCGTCTATTGGTTACTTGGCTTCCCGTTTTATCTGTATGGACTTATAAATAACTACCTGCCCTATAAAATCCCGGGTTTCCTTGCTAATACCCTAACTAAACGTGAAGATTTCTACGGTTCGATTACGATGACAACAGGAATATTTACCTTCTTATTTTTTTATACAATACAAATATGGCTGGTTGCCTTATATATCCCGCTGGTTATTGATTCTACCTGGATTTTTCCCGGGTACTCCCCCCCGAGTTACTCAGGGGGACAGGCGGGATGGATTTCAATTGTATATGCTATTTCCTTGCCTTTTAGCGGCTTTTTTACCTGGCATTACTGGAAGTGGCTTATAAAAATTCGCAGAAGCTGGTTATTTATTTCTTTATTTTACCGGGAAAGCACGCTTATAGCAAAATTGATAAAACAACGGGAAGAAATTATCAATGCGCTTGAAAATGCCAAGCAAGAGTATTTAGATAGTAACTCAAACAACTTGTCCCGAGAACTCGGGATTCATGTTGAGCAAAAAGCAATACGATAGGGAAATAGAGGGAATAAGGAAATGCAGTTGGCAGTTGGCAATAGACAGTAGACAATATGACAATAGACAATGACTATGACAAGGGGTGGTTATCATCGGATGACTCTCCAGGTTGTGCGTTTGGGTCATCCGATGAATTTGCTGGCAATAAGGCAATAAGAAAAAAAGGAAATAGGCTCTTGAAAGAGCATTATAACTAAATTTTTTCTAAGACTTTACACGTAATTTAGTACGTTCACAATAGATTTCCCCGAAGGGCTTTTTTTAAAGTGAAGTCTTGGAAAAAATTTAGACTCTTAAGTAGTCATTATTAATAATAACAAAAAAAAAATGCTAAGTAAATTTAAAAACATATTATCCAATCTTAATTCTTTTATTCTAAGTATTTCCTCTATTGCCTTTATTTCCTCTATTTCCTTTATACCTTCTTTGAGAGCACAACCATTCGTGGATATATTGAATATCCAGTATCAGCGTTTTCCGGGGGCGCCTTATGATAGCGCCAATGCCAGCCTTATAACTGAACAGGTCACGGCCAATCTCTTTCTTCCCTTGCAATTGAAAAACAAGGATGTAATTGTACTTGGCAGCTCATTTGATAAATTCAGATTCCGATACTGGGGTGCATCCGATTCAATAAGATCAAAAACATGGTTATATGCTACCTCCTTGCAATTAGGTGGTATTAAACAATGGAAGGATGGAAAATGGAGCGCCTTGATGCTAATTATCCCCCGGATCAGCTCTGACTGGAAAAAACTATCTAAAAAACACTATCAGTTAGGGGGCGTGGTGTTATTTACTTATACAAAAAACAGTACATTGAAATATAAATTTGGCTTATATTACAATCGCGAATTTTTTGGCAATTTTTTCATGCCCCTGGCAGGATTTGAATGGAAAGTAAACGAAAAACTAAATATATTTGGCGTGCTGCCCGGAAGTATGAATGTTGAATACAAGCTGAATAAAAGTCTTTATACTGGAATAGCCTACAAATCAATTACAACTTCGTACAGGCTAAGTGACTCAACAAATAATTATTATGTCAGGGAGGGTCACCGGTTTTGGGGGCATTGGCAGTTGAAAGGTTTTATTAATTATTATGCAGTTAAAAATGTAGCCTTGTTCGCTGAATTTGGCGGTACATCCTGGCGGAGATATGAAGTATATAAAAATGGCAGGGAAAACAAAAAAGATCCGGTAACGGAACCAGGATCGTTTTACCCGGTTTACAGGAACTTTAAGAATGGGGTGTTTTTTAATGTTGGGATAGCGTTGAGGGTGAGATTAGAAAATTAATAATTATTATATTATTTGTAAATAATTCATTTAATCTTACTTTTGCAAATAGTAGTATACTACTATTATTATCAATATTTATAGTATTATAATACTATTATTTATTAATATCATTAGTATTTCGATACTGAATCTTTATTGAAGTTATAATAATGTTAGATGAACTATTATTATTAAGCCAGAATTTTATTAATATATACAATAAAAAGTATATACGTTATTTTTTAAAAACGAATGCCTTATCTAATCGTTTTTCTATTATTACCGGGCAAAGAGGAATAGGTAAAACTACAACAATGATCCAATATATTTTATTGCGATATGAAGAGGACACATACACATCAAAAGCGCTTTATATTCAGGCCGACCATTTCGTTGTTGGCAAGTATTCATTATATGAAATAGCCGAAGAGTTTTATAATTACGGGGGAGAATTGATTTGTATTGACGAAATTCATAAATATCCTAATTGGGCAAAAGAGATAAAAAGTATTTTTGATACATTCACAAAATTGAAAATAGTAGCTTCAGGAAGCTCAGCTATGGAAATTACTAAAGCCAGCCATGATTTAAGCAGAAGGGCAGTAGGATACAAAATGTATGGATTTTCATTAAGGGAATATTTAGAATTGACCTTAAGTATAACGTTAAATAAGTATTCTTTAGAGGAAATATTAAAAGATCATCAAAAAATTGCCAATGCTGTTTTAAAGAAGATAAGCGGTAAAGGGAACAAAATTCTATCTTTGTTCAAAAGCTATTTAGAATTTGGGTATTATCCTTACTATTTGGAATTTCCTGATATAAATCATTATTATATAACTTTAGAACAAAATATTCACGCTACTTTAGAAAATGATCTGGTAAATATCTATCCACATTTAACTGGCAATAGTATTAAGAAAATAAAGAAATTACTTTCAATAATAGCTTCATTAGTACCATTTACCCCGGATCTTAAAAAACTAAAATTATTATTGGATATTGGAGACGAAAGAACGCTAAAAGTTTATCTAAAATATTTAGAAGATTCAGGGATCATACTGATGACAAGTAAAGGGAAAAAAGGGTTTAAAGAGTTGGAAAAACCCGAAAAAATTTACCTTAATAACACTAATTTGATCTATTCACTTACAACAGCAAATAACGTAGAGATTGGCAATGTCAGGGAAACTTTTTTTATAAATATTTTTAATGCTCAACATAAAATTTCCACCCCTGAAAAAGGAGATTTTCTCGTTGATAATAAATATACTATTGAGGTGGGGGGTAAAAGTAAAGATTTTGCACAAATTAAGAATATTAAAAATTCATTTCTAGCAATAGATAATATTGAGATCGGGATTAGCAATAAAATCCCTCTGTGGTTATTTGGATTTTTATATTAACTGAGTAATATTGCTGGAAGTTTTCGGTTTTTACAGAAACTAATAAAAAATAGATGCTTTATGGCAACTAAATTGCCAGCAATTAAGCAGCGAGTTTAAACCTATGAGATTAGAGACGCCCAAATTGGGCGTCTCTAATCTCATCACAAACCATTTAACCATATAGCCATATAACCATTTGTTGATTAATAACGAAAGAATCTATTTATTACAAATTAATGTTGCAAAACTAAATTGTTGCTACACTATCGGTATGAGAAATGTTGAGTTTGTAAAAGATTGTAATTATTAATAATTATGCTCTTATCTATCTTTCAATCCCTGTTTTTCATCTTTTTCCCCGCTGTAATTATCTGGGGGACTAAACGCAGTAAGGTCTTGAACTGGTTGAGCCCGGTTGTGCTATGTTACATGACAGGTATGATACTGGCCAACATTAAATTTGTGCAGTTTGATAAAACAAGTTCCGAATATTTATTATTTATTGCCTTGGTTTTAGCTTTACCCTTGCTTCTTTTTTCTACTGATTTTATCAAATGGCTAAGCTATTCCAAAAAAACAATATTTTCCTTCTTGTTTTGTATAGTGGGCGTATTGATAAGTTCAATAGCAGCTTCATTTATTTTTACAAATGATATAGATTTGGCTGAAAACTGGGAAATATCAGGCATGTTGATAGGAGTTTATACAGGAGGCACGCCAAATATGTCTGCTATAGGATTGTCACTTCATAAGCAAGAGATCATTCCCCTGCTCAATACTACCGATATACTTATGAGCAGTGTTTATTTTATATTTTTGATGTTGTTGGCTCAGCGCCTGTTGCTTAAATTCCTTCCTGCTTACAAACCTGTCAATGCGCATAGCGCAGAGCCCCGCCAGCTGGCGGGGCATGGCTCAGAGCCCATGTCTGAAAGCATGGATGATAATAAAGAGCCCGGAATTGTCAGTACGGAAAGCTTTAGCCAGAGTAAAGGGAAAAGGAATGGCAAAGTCCCCCCTTCCCCGATTGCATCGGGACAGGCGGGGGGATTTAGGGGGGCTTTTAAAAAAGTTTCTTTTTCCATTTTTCTATCTTTAATTATTTTTGGTATTGGATATGGTTTAGCTTTTTTCCTTAAATCAATGGGAATACATTACGAAGAAGTTTATGAAGAAGTTACGCAAACCGTAAATAAGCAAGAATCTACCATAATAATAATTTTAACGGTTACAACCCTTGGAATAGCAGCTTCATTTATGAAAAAGATACGCAACCTGAAAGGCACTTTTGAATCAGGAGAATATTTGATGTTTATTTTTTGTATTACAGTAGCCAGTCTTGCAAACTTCAGTGATATTTTCAACGCGGGTACATTTTTATTGTCTTATGTTGCTTTTGTGATGG
The sequence above is drawn from the Cytophagales bacterium genome and encodes:
- a CDS encoding AAA family ATPase, giving the protein MLDELLLLSQNFINIYNKKYIRYFLKTNALSNRFSIITGQRGIGKTTTMIQYILLRYEEDTYTSKALYIQADHFVVGKYSLYEIAEEFYNYGGELICIDEIHKYPNWAKEIKSIFDTFTKLKIVASGSSAMEITKASHDLSRRAVGYKMYGFSLREYLELTLSITLNKYSLEEILKDHQKIANAVLKKISGKGNKILSLFKSYLEFGYYPYYLEFPDINHYYITLEQNIHATLENDLVNIYPHLTGNSIKKIKKLLSIIASLVPFTPDLKKLKLLLDIGDERTLKVYLKYLEDSGIILMTSKGKKGFKELEKPEKIYLNNTNLIYSLTTANNVEIGNVRETFFINIFNAQHKISTPEKGDFLVDNKYTIEVGGKSKDFAQIKNIKNSFLAIDNIEIGISNKIPLWLFGFLY
- a CDS encoding DUF819 family protein; amino-acid sequence: MLLSIFQSLFFIFFPAVIIWGTKRSKVLNWLSPVVLCYMTGMILANIKFVQFDKTSSEYLLFIALVLALPLLLFSTDFIKWLSYSKKTIFSFLFCIVGVLISSIAASFIFTNDIDLAENWEISGMLIGVYTGGTPNMSAIGLSLHKQEIIPLLNTTDILMSSVYFIFLMLLAQRLLLKFLPAYKPVNAHSAEPRQLAGHGSEPMSESMDDNKEPGIVSTESFSQSKGKRNGKVPPSPIASGQAGGFRGAFKKVSFSIFLSLIIFGIGYGLAFFLKSMGIHYEEVYEEVTQTVNKQESTIIIILTVTTLGIAASFMKKIRNLKGTFESGEYLMFIFCITVASLANFSDIFNAGTFLLSYVAFVMVGALFIHFSLAAIFRIDADTVIITSTAAIFGAPFIAPIANILKNREILVAGLTTSLVGYALGNYLGIAVHDLLKYFQN